The DNA region GACCAGGGCGCGGTGGACGCGGCGATGCTCGACCTCGACGGGACGCCGAACAAGGGCCGCTTGGGCGGGAATGCGATCCTGGCCGTCAGCCTCGCCACCGCCCGCGCCGCCGCGAACGAGCTGGACGTTCCCCTGTACCGCTACCTGGGCGGCAGCAACGCCAAGACCCTCCCCGTTCCGATGATGAACGTCATCAACGGCGGCGCCCACGCGGACAACTCGGTGGACTTCCAGGAGTTCATGGTGATGCCTGTGGGCGCCCCCACCTTCCGCGAGGCGCTGCGCTACGGGGCCGAGACGTTCCACGCGCTGAAAAAGGTTCTCTCGGGCCGCGGTTACAACACCAACGTCGGCGACGAGGGCGGCTTTGCCCCGGACCTCAAGAGCAACGAGGAGGCGCTGGAAGTCCTGCTCGAAGCGATCCAGAAGGCTGGGTACGAGCCGGGCCAGGACATCTGCATCGCGCTCGACCCCGCCGTGACCGAGTTGTACAAAGGCGGCCAGTACCACCTGGAGAGCGAGGGCCGCGCCCTCTCGACGCAGGAAATGGTGGACTTCTGGGCCGACTGGAGCAGCCGTTACCCCATCGTGTCCATTGAGGACGGGCTGGCGGAGGACGACTGGGAGGGCTGGCAGCTCCTGACCAGCCGCCTGGGCGACCGGGTCCAGCTTGTGGGCGACGACCTCTTCGTGACCAACCCCGAGCGGCTGCAACGCGGCATCGAGACGGATGTGGGGAACGCGATCCTGGTCAAAGTCAACCAGATCGGCACGCTGACCGAGGCGATGGACGCCATCGAACTCGCCAAGCGCAGCCGCTACGGCACGATCATCAGCCACCGCTCGGGCGAGTCGGAGGACGCCTTCATCGCCGACCTGGCTGTCGCCACGAACGCTGGGCAAATCAAGACGGGCTCGGCTTCCCGCTCGGACCGCATCGCCAAGTACAACCAGCTCCTCCGAATCGAGGACATGCTCGGCGACCGGGCCGTGTATCCGGGGCGCCGGGCGCTGAGGTAGGAAGCGGTCAGCCGTCA from Deinococcus aerius includes:
- the eno gene encoding phosphopyruvate hydratase — encoded protein: MNIEKVIAREVLDSRGNPTVEAEVFLDSGFSGRAIVPSGASTGTHEALELRDGGGRYGGKGVQKAVQNVNEALGPAVVGLDASDQGAVDAAMLDLDGTPNKGRLGGNAILAVSLATARAAANELDVPLYRYLGGSNAKTLPVPMMNVINGGAHADNSVDFQEFMVMPVGAPTFREALRYGAETFHALKKVLSGRGYNTNVGDEGGFAPDLKSNEEALEVLLEAIQKAGYEPGQDICIALDPAVTELYKGGQYHLESEGRALSTQEMVDFWADWSSRYPIVSIEDGLAEDDWEGWQLLTSRLGDRVQLVGDDLFVTNPERLQRGIETDVGNAILVKVNQIGTLTEAMDAIELAKRSRYGTIISHRSGESEDAFIADLAVATNAGQIKTGSASRSDRIAKYNQLLRIEDMLGDRAVYPGRRALR